Proteins from a single region of Lysinibacillus sp. JNUCC-52:
- a CDS encoding GntR family transcriptional regulator, protein MNDSKDYLYPQKWLSKASTGDRVAYELRMRILSGLIESGTILSENKLAADFEVSRSPIREALKILASENIIRLERMGAVVIGLPEKEIEEIYDVRLLIETFVFERLIKMDTTTLAMELSKILEMMKIAVKYNDADEFSYQDVIFHETIIQSIGHSYITMIWTNLKPVMEGFILLSMRMRFKEKYEDFTRIIKNHELYIEAIREKNRDLMIKSLHENFHDVQGKVDDLWRSQQLLSKGVELEHD, encoded by the coding sequence ATGAATGATTCTAAGGATTACTTATATCCACAAAAATGGCTCTCTAAGGCTTCGACAGGAGATCGCGTCGCTTACGAGCTTAGAATGCGCATTCTCTCAGGCTTAATTGAAAGCGGTACCATTCTGTCTGAAAACAAATTAGCAGCCGATTTTGAAGTAAGCCGTTCACCTATTCGTGAAGCCCTGAAAATACTAGCATCCGAGAATATCATTCGATTAGAAAGAATGGGTGCTGTTGTCATCGGTTTACCAGAAAAAGAAATTGAAGAAATTTATGATGTTCGTTTGCTAATTGAAACATTTGTCTTTGAACGTCTTATCAAAATGGATACAACTACTTTAGCGATGGAACTTAGCAAAATATTAGAAATGATGAAAATTGCAGTTAAATACAATGATGCGGACGAATTTTCTTATCAGGATGTTATTTTTCACGAGACTATAATTCAATCTATTGGTCATTCCTATATCACGATGATTTGGACTAATTTAAAGCCAGTAATGGAAGGCTTTATTTTGCTATCAATGCGTATGCGTTTCAAAGAAAAGTACGAAGATTTCACTCGTATTATAAAAAATCACGAACTGTATATTGAGGCCATTCGAGAAAAAAATCGAGATCTCATGATTAAATCCTTACACGAAAATTTCCATGATGTTCAAGGGAAAGTGGATGACTTATGGCGGTCACAACAATTACTATCTAAGGGAGTTGAACTAGAACATGACTAA
- a CDS encoding DUF4179 domain-containing protein has protein sequence MSQLDNEQQQRYLELLESVPMESLQSNKQFTAYKQLKKRTRHKRLLQVVITAAILMIALISSIRVSPALAYTMAQIPVLKPLVEMIALDKGIKDIINNDYYEPINVSQTIDGKTLTITSVVADESGMIISYKLQSDEDLANITGINTEVTQQGEQIYASVGTSWSAQQEGTFEVENTIEVAASQGMDYSSQDFEITLSLREHPEIVFDIPFTLKNEVKASKKYPINKHLTVDGQGFTIHELIISPIRTELKMSIDSSNSKKILNFDDIRIYDEHQEQWGKIRNGYSGFGNYEDKQFSIMLESNYFRIPKSITIEFREIEAIDKTDDIVVIDFDKKEIITQPKNINIELEIKDNFEIEYKVLTYKKNEFKGVFNQLIDANGEIYYANSTWISENENHMVIGQRFDMDNVEKLPVNPVKLEIARYEQYLNGVGRIQLELK, from the coding sequence ATGAGCCAGCTGGACAATGAACAGCAACAAAGATATTTAGAGTTACTTGAATCGGTCCCTATGGAATCATTACAGTCAAATAAACAGTTCACGGCATACAAGCAATTGAAAAAAAGAACTCGTCATAAGCGACTTTTACAAGTTGTGATTACTGCTGCGATTCTCATGATTGCCCTTATTAGTTCCATTAGGGTATCGCCCGCTCTTGCTTATACGATGGCACAAATTCCAGTATTAAAACCACTTGTTGAAATGATTGCTTTAGATAAAGGCATTAAAGATATTATTAACAATGACTATTACGAACCTATAAATGTTAGCCAAACAATCGATGGAAAAACGCTTACGATTACAAGTGTTGTGGCAGATGAATCAGGAATGATCATTTCCTATAAACTTCAATCAGATGAAGACTTAGCGAATATCACTGGCATCAATACAGAGGTTACACAGCAAGGTGAACAAATCTATGCATCTGTAGGAACTAGTTGGTCAGCACAGCAAGAAGGAACGTTTGAAGTGGAAAATACAATTGAAGTGGCCGCAAGCCAAGGTATGGATTATTCATCGCAAGATTTTGAAATTACTTTGTCTCTTAGAGAGCATCCAGAAATAGTCTTTGACATACCCTTTACATTAAAAAATGAAGTTAAAGCATCGAAAAAATACCCTATTAATAAACATTTAACTGTTGATGGGCAAGGCTTTACTATTCATGAGCTTATAATTTCTCCGATTAGAACTGAATTGAAAATGTCGATTGATTCATCGAATTCCAAGAAAATATTAAACTTTGATGATATTCGCATATATGATGAACATCAAGAGCAATGGGGCAAAATTCGAAACGGTTATTCTGGATTTGGTAATTATGAAGATAAACAATTTAGCATCATGCTCGAGAGCAATTATTTCCGTATCCCAAAAAGTATTACAATTGAATTTCGAGAAATTGAAGCCATTGATAAGACTGATGATATAGTAGTAATTGATTTTGACAAGAAAGAAATCATTACTCAGCCTAAGAATATTAATATCGAGCTTGAAATAAAAGATAACTTTGAAATTGAATATAAAGTTTTAACCTATAAAAAAAATGAATTTAAAGGCGTGTTTAATCAATTAATTGACGCTAATGGAGAAATTTATTATGCAAACAGCACGTGGATTTCAGAGAATGAAAACCATATGGTCATTGGACAGCGATTCGATATGGATAATGTCGAAAAGCTTCCTGTTAACCCTGTAAAGCTTGAGATCGCTCGCTATGAACAATATTTAAATGGTGTTGGGCGAATCCAGTTAGAACTTAAATAA
- a CDS encoding sigma-70 family RNA polymerase sigma factor, with product MDEIELAKQAINGNEAAQLSLLQIYKEPMYRVAYSYMQNEHDANDALQEMTYQCLKNIHKVQSPQYFKTWLVRIVINTCLMMKRQQKRIVVTDDIGEQPQQMEELFELNEVITKLPIEQQELIHLKYFKDLKNSEIATIQKIPEGTVKSRLHKTLKKLRHLLGEGGIT from the coding sequence ATGGACGAAATCGAACTTGCCAAACAAGCGATTAATGGAAATGAAGCAGCACAGCTAAGCCTTTTACAAATATATAAAGAACCTATGTATCGCGTTGCGTATAGTTATATGCAAAATGAACATGATGCAAATGATGCGCTACAAGAAATGACGTATCAATGCTTAAAAAACATTCATAAAGTGCAGTCTCCTCAGTATTTTAAAACGTGGCTCGTACGCATTGTTATCAATACATGTTTAATGATGAAACGTCAGCAAAAACGCATTGTCGTAACAGATGATATAGGAGAACAACCTCAGCAAATGGAGGAACTATTTGAACTTAATGAGGTTATTACAAAGCTACCTATTGAACAACAGGAGCTTATTCATTTGAAGTACTTTAAAGATTTAAAAAACAGCGAAATTGCCACGATACAAAAAATACCTGAAGGCACAGTTAAATCAAGATTACATAAAACATTAAAAAAACTTCGCCATTTATTAGGAGAGGGGGGCATTACATGA
- a CDS encoding YhgE/Pip family protein: protein MKGFQLILQDLVAIWKHKHGRTAFIFLILVPLIYVGFFLAGYWDPYGQLDKLPVAVVNLDEGATIDDESLHVGDDFITELKEGKELNFHFVSAKTADKGLKAGDYYMVITIPKDFSKSVTTLMEETPKTAKLSYEINPGKNFVASQITTTAVEKMKTKINTSITKFYSESILTKFQDASTGFATAGTGAEQLYKGATAIQSGSDKLADGIHSLDEGAQKLQTGSTSLSAGQENLSNGAQGLISGSDSLYSGLQQLTGAEQSLQSGMGQISQSMTDWSTKNTELVQGQQQAAKAASDLNGQLVQYIKDHPEAKQDSAFQQIIALAETLSATETTLADGQQQVGTAAKKIVTGQTTLQTSMQSFGTNMTQATTGAKQLHQGATEFANGFAKWSTGFTTLNTGITALSNGINEVSGGFPKLQQGLSSLVVGSNELASKLNSASAKTSTLPSGDATTSMFAQPIELVESDLSDVPNYGVGIAPYFLSLALFVGGIMASNILPLGRRELLKVTGTVHFINKLGLVYVVGFIQSIIVDIVILLGFKLEVASVPLFFLSSMIVSLTFMTLILMLIILLGNVGKFIAVTLLVFQLATCGGTFPGELGNPILAKIGAFLPMAHSLQGFQEVITLGGWSNLVTQGSLLLIYLLIAFIIAWISSHIQHKDQPTLEIAK, encoded by the coding sequence ATGAAAGGATTTCAATTAATATTGCAAGACTTAGTGGCTATTTGGAAACATAAGCATGGACGAACAGCCTTTATTTTTCTTATTCTTGTTCCTTTAATTTACGTTGGATTCTTTTTAGCAGGATATTGGGATCCATATGGTCAATTAGACAAACTCCCCGTCGCTGTCGTAAATCTTGACGAAGGAGCTACTATAGATGATGAATCTTTACATGTTGGTGATGACTTTATTACCGAACTGAAGGAAGGTAAAGAATTAAACTTCCATTTTGTCTCTGCAAAAACTGCTGATAAGGGACTTAAAGCAGGCGACTATTATATGGTCATCACCATTCCAAAGGATTTCTCCAAAAGTGTAACCACTTTAATGGAAGAAACTCCAAAAACAGCTAAGCTTTCATATGAAATTAACCCTGGGAAAAACTTTGTCGCTTCACAGATTACTACAACAGCCGTGGAAAAAATGAAAACGAAAATTAACACTAGCATTACGAAGTTTTATTCTGAATCTATTCTCACTAAATTCCAGGATGCTTCTACTGGTTTTGCTACGGCTGGAACTGGAGCTGAACAGCTTTATAAAGGAGCGACTGCCATACAAAGTGGAAGTGATAAGTTAGCAGACGGCATTCACAGTTTAGATGAAGGCGCTCAAAAACTTCAAACGGGAAGTACAAGCCTTTCAGCTGGGCAGGAAAACTTATCTAATGGCGCACAAGGACTTATTAGTGGTTCTGACTCTCTATATAGTGGACTACAGCAACTAACTGGAGCTGAACAATCCCTTCAATCAGGAATGGGTCAAATTAGCCAAAGTATGACAGACTGGTCTACAAAAAATACAGAGCTAGTTCAAGGACAACAACAAGCAGCTAAAGCTGCAAGTGATTTAAATGGGCAATTAGTTCAATATATAAAAGACCATCCCGAAGCGAAGCAAGATTCAGCATTTCAACAAATCATTGCTTTAGCAGAGACATTATCTGCAACAGAAACCACTTTAGCAGATGGGCAACAACAAGTAGGCACAGCTGCAAAAAAAATCGTTACTGGTCAAACTACTCTTCAAACTAGCATGCAATCGTTTGGCACAAACATGACTCAAGCTACCACTGGGGCAAAACAACTTCACCAAGGAGCGACTGAATTTGCAAATGGTTTCGCAAAATGGTCTACAGGCTTTACTACGCTTAATACGGGCATTACAGCTCTATCTAATGGCATCAATGAAGTATCAGGCGGATTCCCAAAACTACAGCAAGGGCTTTCCTCTTTAGTAGTGGGGTCTAACGAGCTAGCATCCAAACTAAATAGTGCTTCAGCAAAAACATCTACGCTTCCATCTGGCGATGCAACGACATCGATGTTTGCGCAACCAATCGAATTAGTAGAATCTGATTTATCTGACGTTCCAAACTATGGTGTAGGCATCGCACCTTATTTCTTGTCACTTGCACTATTCGTTGGGGGCATTATGGCCTCTAATATTCTGCCACTAGGACGCAGAGAACTTCTTAAAGTGACTGGTACCGTTCACTTTATTAATAAACTAGGATTAGTTTACGTAGTTGGTTTCATTCAATCTATTATTGTAGATATCGTTATATTGTTAGGATTTAAATTAGAAGTAGCAAGTGTACCTCTGTTCTTCCTTTCAAGTATGATTGTATCCCTCACTTTCATGACCCTCATCCTAATGCTCATTATTTTATTAGGAAATGTCGGTAAATTTATTGCTGTTACGTTATTAGTATTCCAATTAGCAACATGTGGCGGAACTTTCCCTGGTGAGCTTGGAAATCCTATACTAGCTAAGATTGGCGCATTTTTGCCGATGGCGCACTCACTACAAGGTTTCCAAGAAGTGATTACCCTCGGTGGCTGGTCAAACTTAGTCACACAAGGATCGCTTTTACTCATCTATCTTTTAATCGCTTTCATCATTGCTTGGATTTCAAGTCACATCCAGCATAAAGATCAACCTACTTTAGAAATCGCTAAATAA
- a CDS encoding LysR family transcriptional regulator, producing MELLQLKYFQTVARLEHMTKAAEQLQIAQPSLSKTIARLEEDLGVALFDREHRKISLNEAGKIFLNRVERAFAELNEGQRELAQFSEQDQKSITLAVTIPRVLPALLGSFLSKYPDARFQQFLKSVSSMKKLLMEGELDYCISSVPIEGEGIRWEPLITEEIFIIVPPNHRLANRDSIQLAEVKDEAFISMNTGFGFRNLTDQFCREAGFVQNIAFEGDEPSVISDLVRQGLGVAFVSELSWVPKSEEFPHKLRIVEPACQRTIGLAWSEKRYLTPMAKQFRQFVFEYFSTLA from the coding sequence ATGGAACTTTTACAGTTAAAGTACTTTCAAACGGTTGCTCGGCTTGAACATATGACAAAGGCAGCAGAGCAACTTCAAATTGCACAGCCGTCACTCAGTAAAACCATTGCTCGCTTGGAAGAGGATTTGGGTGTGGCGTTGTTTGACCGAGAACACCGTAAAATTAGCTTAAATGAAGCGGGAAAAATCTTTTTAAACCGAGTGGAAAGAGCATTTGCAGAATTAAATGAAGGTCAAAGGGAACTGGCTCAATTCTCTGAGCAAGATCAAAAGAGCATTACATTGGCAGTAACGATCCCAAGAGTATTGCCTGCATTATTAGGTTCGTTTTTATCGAAGTATCCAGATGCTCGTTTTCAACAGTTTCTAAAGTCTGTGTCGTCTATGAAAAAATTGTTGATGGAAGGGGAATTAGATTATTGTATTTCTTCCGTCCCTATTGAGGGTGAGGGTATTAGATGGGAGCCACTCATTACAGAAGAAATTTTTATTATTGTGCCTCCTAATCATCGGTTAGCCAATAGGGATAGTATTCAACTGGCAGAAGTGAAGGATGAGGCGTTTATTAGTATGAATACAGGGTTTGGCTTCCGCAACTTGACGGATCAGTTTTGTCGGGAAGCAGGGTTTGTTCAAAATATTGCTTTTGAGGGGGATGAGCCTTCAGTTATATCTGATTTAGTAAGGCAGGGATTAGGGGTTGCTTTCGTTTCTGAATTATCTTGGGTACCCAAGTCAGAGGAATTTCCGCATAAACTGCGAATTGTTGAACCAGCTTGTCAACGAACAATTGGGCTAGCGTGGTCCGAAAAACGCTATTTAACGCCTATGGCTAAACAATTTCGTCAATTTGTGTTTGAATACTTTTCCACTCTTGCTTAA
- a CDS encoding LysR family transcriptional regulator, producing the protein MEIRHLQTFQIVAEEKRLIQAAMRLNYSQPTVTKHLQHLEDEIGVPLFEKVDNKRKLTKAGEILYEHAKNILNEMFTLQRKIEEFQGEKQVIRVCALDEHCDRFFLPHIVNFQKRNQDILIEVFSVDSSDEALKKVTQNEMDFAIVNGRTLNSDISNQCIDYESLVLFSSRKVANDTSQMESNLAKYPVLVDLRAPFIKFEILNKGIHFPNTIHCNSDESIKNAVLNHPYLGVIGTNRIKKEIEDGTATVLETYTSNIPVKLIALTKNLSNPILQDFYSSMSKMFRPLSNN; encoded by the coding sequence TTGGAAATTAGACACCTTCAGACATTTCAGATCGTAGCAGAAGAAAAAAGACTAATCCAAGCAGCAATGCGTCTTAATTATTCACAACCTACTGTTACAAAGCATTTACAGCATTTAGAAGATGAGATTGGCGTACCCCTTTTTGAAAAAGTAGATAATAAAAGGAAGTTAACTAAAGCTGGAGAAATTCTTTATGAACATGCAAAAAATATCTTAAATGAGATGTTTACGTTGCAAAGAAAAATCGAAGAATTCCAAGGAGAAAAGCAAGTTATTCGCGTTTGTGCATTAGATGAACATTGTGACCGCTTTTTTCTACCACATATAGTGAATTTCCAGAAAAGGAACCAAGATATTTTAATAGAGGTTTTTTCTGTAGATAGTAGTGATGAGGCTTTAAAAAAGGTAACCCAAAATGAGATGGACTTTGCTATTGTAAATGGAAGAACGTTAAACTCGGATATTTCCAATCAATGCATTGATTATGAAAGCCTAGTGCTATTCTCTTCAAGGAAAGTGGCGAATGACACTTCTCAAATGGAAAGCAACTTAGCAAAATATCCTGTATTGGTCGACCTAAGAGCTCCCTTTATAAAATTTGAAATATTAAACAAAGGAATTCATTTCCCCAATACGATTCACTGTAATAGTGATGAGAGCATAAAAAATGCCGTCCTCAATCATCCGTATCTCGGAGTGATTGGGACAAACAGAATAAAAAAGGAAATCGAGGATGGCACGGCAACCGTTTTAGAAACCTATACGTCGAACATTCCAGTCAAACTCATTGCTTTAACCAAAAACCTAAGCAATCCAATTTTACAAGACTTTTATAGTTCAATGTCTAAGATGTTTCGACCCCTAAGTAATAATTAG
- a CDS encoding YfcC family protein codes for MSTAKPLKIEEGTEKKKKKKGGLNAYVLMFLIITVLTVLTYVIPAGQYDRYEENGRTIIDPTKFEYIDNTPVGLLDMFNAFHQGMVKGAPIILFVLLIGGALGIMQATGSIDALIRFTAQKFGKKKKLIIPVMVLLFSLLGTLIGAAEDSLVYITIVAPMTIALGFDALTGVAIVFLGMIGAGFTAGITNPFTIGVAQTVAELPMYSGMGLRIAIYVIFYILSVAFILRHVNKIEKNPELAEYGKFNPNERITFDDDFKLSKRHALSLLVFLGCFIALIYGVISLGWYISEIVGIFLLGAIIMGLIGRLSGNEMTDAFLKGCSEMISGAMIIGIANTILVVLTSGNLLDTILHVTSNLLNGLSPSVTAVGMAVVNFFIHFLVPSGSGHASLVMPIMAPLADLVGVSRQTAAFATVMGGGVSSLIIPTGGLLLAALGMMGIPYSKWAKWVFPYVAIQIVIVVIFLIIAQAINYGPF; via the coding sequence TTGAGTACTGCCAAACCATTAAAGATAGAAGAGGGTACTGAAAAGAAGAAAAAGAAAAAGGGCGGGTTAAATGCCTATGTCTTGATGTTTTTAATTATTACTGTTCTTACAGTATTAACCTATGTTATTCCTGCTGGACAATACGATAGATATGAGGAAAATGGCAGAACGATTATTGATCCTACTAAATTTGAATATATCGACAATACACCTGTAGGGTTGCTAGACATGTTTAATGCTTTCCACCAAGGGATGGTCAAAGGTGCACCAATTATATTATTTGTTTTGCTAATTGGTGGTGCGCTTGGGATTATGCAAGCTACAGGATCTATCGATGCGTTAATTCGATTTACTGCTCAAAAATTTGGTAAAAAGAAGAAATTAATTATTCCAGTGATGGTACTGCTGTTCTCATTACTAGGGACCCTTATCGGAGCGGCTGAAGACTCACTGGTTTACATTACGATTGTTGCTCCAATGACCATTGCTTTAGGTTTTGATGCGCTAACAGGCGTTGCGATAGTATTTCTCGGTATGATAGGTGCCGGATTCACTGCTGGCATAACAAATCCATTTACAATCGGTGTTGCGCAAACAGTTGCCGAGCTCCCAATGTACTCAGGTATGGGCTTACGTATCGCGATTTACGTAATCTTCTATATTTTATCGGTTGCCTTTATTTTACGACATGTCAATAAAATCGAGAAAAATCCTGAACTAGCTGAATACGGCAAATTTAACCCGAATGAAAGAATTACGTTTGATGATGATTTCAAGTTGAGTAAAAGACATGCACTTTCTCTTTTAGTGTTCTTAGGATGCTTTATCGCGTTGATTTATGGCGTTATTAGTCTTGGCTGGTACATCAGTGAAATTGTAGGGATTTTCTTATTAGGTGCAATTATTATGGGTCTTATCGGAAGACTTTCTGGAAATGAAATGACAGATGCATTTTTAAAAGGATGTTCTGAAATGATTTCAGGTGCGATGATTATTGGGATTGCTAATACAATTCTTGTCGTACTTACTTCAGGCAACTTATTAGATACGATATTACATGTTACTTCTAATTTACTAAATGGCCTTTCACCAAGCGTGACAGCGGTAGGGATGGCAGTTGTCAATTTCTTTATTCATTTCTTAGTACCATCTGGCAGTGGACATGCATCATTAGTAATGCCAATTATGGCACCGTTAGCAGATCTAGTTGGAGTATCAAGACAAACTGCTGCATTCGCTACTGTAATGGGTGGCGGTGTCTCTAGTTTAATTATCCCGACAGGTGGCTTATTGTTAGCAGCTTTAGGTATGATGGGCATTCCTTATTCAAAATGGGCTAAATGGGTATTCCCATATGTTGCTATTCAAATTGTCATTGTTGTGATCTTTTTAATTATTGCCCAGGCAATTAATTATGGGCCGTTTTAA